The Desmodus rotundus isolate HL8 chromosome 3, HLdesRot8A.1, whole genome shotgun sequence genome includes a region encoding these proteins:
- the ZFP69 gene encoding zinc finger protein 69 homolog: MLQQLLITLPTKASAWVKLHHPKKAKEGAPLWEDVTKMFEGEALLPQDADETQGEYSKDEGMSGAQTAESQEQLTFKDISVNFSQEEWGQLTPAHRSLYREVMLENYGNLVSVAGYELSKPRVISKLEKGEEPWITEKEGPGHRSSDLKSKTETSMSTAKTDILQEQSYQGIMTERFMRGDAIDSTLRKVSSYKDELERHQDAQGRNVRQAILTRKKRGQETNKFGENIVSSNVIIEQSYHKYDTLRKRNKYKLNLINHPTSYIRTKTYECNICEKIFKQPIHLTEHMRIHTGEKPFRCKECGRAFSQSASLNTHQRIHTGEKPFECEECGKAFRHRSSLNQHHRTHTGEKPYACDKCQKAFSQNISLIQHLRTHSGEKPFTCNECGKTFRQIRHLSEHVRIHTGEKPYACTACCKTFSHRAYLTHHQRIHTGERPYTCKECGKAFRQRIHLSNHKTVHTGVKAYECNRCGKAYRHDSSFKKHQRHHTGEKPYECNECGKAFSYNSSLTRHHEIHRRNAFRNNV, from the exons ATGCTGCAGCAGCTCCTGATCACCCTGCCCACCAAGGCCAGTGCCTGGGTGAAGCTGCACCATCCAAAGAAGGCCAAGGAGGGGGCGCCCCTGTGGGAGGACGTGACTAAGATGTTTGAAGGAGAAG ctctgctaCCTCAGGATGCTGATGAGACCCAGGGAGAATATTCGAAGGATGAGGGCATGTCTGGGGCCCAGACAGCAGAATCCCAG GAACAGTTGACCTTCAAGGACATATCTGTGAACTTCAGCCAGGAGGAGTGGGGCCAACTGACCCCTGCTCACCGGAGCCTCTACCGGgaggtgatgctggagaactacGGGAACCTGGTCTCCGTGG CTGGATATGAACTTTCCAAACCTAGGGTGATTTCCAAGTTGGAAAAAGGAGAAGAGCCATGGATAACAGAGAAAGAAGGCCCAGGACATCGTAGTTCAG acTTGAAGAGTAAAACAGAAACCAGTATGTCAACTGCAAAGACTGATATTTTACAGGAACAGTCATATCAAGGCATCATGACGGAAAGGTTCATGAGGGGTGATGCCATTGATTCCACGTTGAGAAAAGTCTCCAGCTACAAGGATGAGTTAGAAAGGCATCAGGACGCCCAGGGAAGAAATGTAAGACAAGCCATCTTGACCCGCAAGAAGAGAGGCCAGGAAACTaacaaatttggggaaaatattgtGAGTTCAAATGTTATTATAGAACAGAGTTACCATAAATATGACACACTTCGAAAGAggaacaaatacaaattaaatctGATTAACCATCCAACGAGTTATATAAGAACAAAAACCTATGAATGTAACATATGTGAAAAAATCTTCAAGCAACCCATTCATCTTACGGAACACATGAGAATTCATACCGGTGAGAAGCCTTTCCGATGTAAGGAATGTGGCAGGGCCTTCAGTCAAAGCGCATCTCTTAACACCCACCAGAGAATCCACACCGGTGAGAAACCCTTCGAATGTGAAGAATGTGGCAAAGCTTTCAGACACCGCTCCTCTCTCAACCAGCATCACCGAACTCACACCGGGGAGAAACCCTATGCATGTGATAAATGTCAGAAAGCTTTCAGCCAGAACATTAGTTTGATCCAACATTTGCGAACTCATTCTGGAGAGAAACCCTTTACATGCAATGAGTGTGGGAAGACCTTTCGACAGATTCGACACCTTAGCGAACATGTAAGAATTCATACTGGGGAGAAGCCCTACGCGTGCACTGCCTGTTGTAAAACCTTTAGTCATAGAGCATATCTGACACATCACCAGAGGATCCATACTGGGGAGAGACCCTACACATGtaaagaatgtgggaaagcctttaggcAGAGGATCCACCTCAGCAATCATAAAACTGTTCACACAGGAGTGAAAGCATATGAGTGCAACCGCTGTGGAAAAGCCTATAGGCATGACTCATCCTTTAAGAAACATCAGAGAcatcacactggagagaaaccttacgaatgtaatgaatgtggaaaagccttcagcTATAATTCTTCACTTACTCGGCACCATGAGATACACAGGAGGAATGCCTTCAGAAATAACGTGTAA
- the EXO5 gene encoding exonuclease V: MAETGEEETVSAEASGFSDMSDSEFLDLEDSPELSASLGKPGPSSELPGKDGKLISLPKWERGLALSSPMERFHLKYLCVTDLSAQNWCEQQMVYGKELPGSLAPEKAAVLDTGASIHLARELEVHDLVTIPITSKEDTWAVKFLNVLSMIPTLQSGGHIREFPVFGEVEGVLLVGVIDELHYTAKGELELVELKTRRGPMLPLEAQKKKDRFQVSLYKYIFDAMVRGKVTAASLLHHTKLHPEKPLGPSVLKHAQQGGFSVRSLGDLMELVFLSLTLSDLPVIDILKIEYVHQETAALLGSETVSFGEKELRNKVQHYMAYWVGRREPQGVDVEEAWKCRTCNYAGICEWRKGSGVRGSVLVPQTKQATRTEGIP, encoded by the coding sequence ATGGCAGAGACTGGGGAAGAGGAGACGGTGTCTGCAGAGGCCTCAGGATTCTCAGACATGAGTGACTCGGAGTTTCTGGATCTGGAAGATAGCCCAGAGTTGAGTGCTTCACTAGGCAAGCCTGGCCCTTCTTCTGAACTCCCTGGGAAGGATGGCAAGCTCATAAGCTTACCAAAGTGGGAAAGAGGGTTGGCTCTCTCATCACCCATGGAGCGATTCCACCTTAAATATTTGTGTGTGACTGACTTGTCTGCTCAGAACTGGTGTGAACAGCAAATGGTATATGGCAAGGAGCTTCCTGGTTCCTTGGCACCTGAGAAGGCAGCTGTTTTGGACACTGGTGCCAGCATCCATCTAGCTAGAGAACTGGAAGTTCACGATCTTGTGACTATCCCCATCACCAGTAAAGAAGATACTTGGGCAGTTAAGTTTCTGAATGTGTTATCAATGATTCCTACCCTGCAGTCAGGAGGGCACATCAGAGAGTTTCCAGTGTTTGGAGAAGTGGAGGGTGTGCTTCTCGTTGGAGTGATTGATGAGCTGCACTATACAGCCAAGGGGGAACTAGAACTGGTTGAACTCAAGACACGCCGAGGCCCTATGCTCCCTCTggaagctcagaaaaaaaaagaccgTTTTCAAGTCAGCCTGTACAAATATATCTTTGATGCCATGGTACGAGGGAAAGTGACTGCTGCTAGCCTACTTCACCACACAAAATTGCATCCAGAAAAGCCACTGGGACCTTCAGTGCTGAAGCATGCCCAGCAGGGAGGCTTCTCTGTGAGGTCCTTGGGTGACCTCATGGAGCTGGTCTTCTTGTCTCTGACACTGTCTGACCTTCCTGTCATTGACATTCTGAAGATTGAGTATGTCCATCAAGAGACTGCTGCTTTGCTGGGTTCAGAGACTGTGTCCTTTGGAGAGAAGGAGCTGAGAAATAAAGTGCAGCACTATATGGCCTACTGGGTGGGCCGCAGAGAGCCTCAAGGGGTTGATGTGGAGGAGGCTTGGAAATGCAGGACGTGCAACTATGCAGGTATCTGTGAGTGGAGGAAGGGCAGTGGGGTGCGCGGCTCCGTGCTCGTGCCCCAAACCAAACAAGCCACACGAACAGAAGGTATACCTTAA
- the ZFP69B gene encoding LOW QUALITY PROTEIN: zinc finger protein 69 homolog B (The sequence of the model RefSeq protein was modified relative to this genomic sequence to represent the inferred CDS: inserted 8 bases in 6 codons; deleted 1 base in 1 codon; substituted 1 base at 1 genomic stop codon) codes for MLQQLLITLPTXAPWVKLHHARKAKEGXPLWEDVTKTCEGEALLPQDADETQGEHSKDEGMSGAQTAESQXLLTFKDTPVDFTQEECGQLAPAHRHLYREVRPENYGNLVSIAGYQLSRPVVKGEEPWVVERDLSGGPSSDLEGKTETKKLTLKIDILWEELYHGLMMERSTRGSTLYSTFKRVSKCDKLGSHQENQGSEGQMPLSHRKALTQEIDQESNRFEKSIDVSSKDIPGPVGSPRERDHKYDISWKRSRYNFNLINHSRSYTRKKTFECNSCEKIFKWPIHLTEHMRIHSGEKPFRCKECGKTFSQSSSLIARQRIXYGEKPYGCKECGKTFRHPSSLTEHXRIHTGEKPYECGVCEKAFIQSTGLIQHLRTHVREKPSTCKDCRKVFFQIRHLRQHEIIHTGVKPYIFNVCSKTFSHSTYRTQHQRTHTGERPXKCKECGKAFSQRIDLFIHQRVCTXEYECSHCGKACRHDASFAKHQRIHAGEKPCDCNECGKVFSCSSSPIRHCKTHLRNLQQ; via the exons ATGCTGCAGCAGCTCCTGAtcaccctgccca ctgccccctgggtgAAGCTGCACCATGCAAGGAAGGCCAAGGAGG CGCCCCTGTGGGAGGACGTGACTAAGACATGTGAAGGAGAAG ctctgctaCCTCAGGATGCTGATGAGACCCAGGGAGAACATTCGAAGGATGAGGGGATGTCTGGGGCCCAGACAGCAGAATCCCAG TGACTGTTAACCTTCAAGGACACACCTGTGGACTTCACCCAGGAGGAGTGCGGGCAACTGGCCCCTGCTCACCGGCACCTGTACCGGGAGGTGAGGCCGGAGAACTATGGGAACCTGGTCTCCAT AGCGGGATATCAGCTTTCCAGACCTGTTGTGAAAGGAGAAGAACCATGGGTGGTTGAGAGAGATCTTTCAGGAGGTCCAAGTTCAG ACTTGGAGGGTAAAACTGAAACCAAAAAGCTAACTCTAAAG ATTGACATTTTGTGGGAAGAATTATACCATGGCCTGATGATGGAAAGGTCCACAAGAGGAAGCACCTTGTATTCCACATTTAAAAGAGTTTCCAAATGTGATAAGTTAGGGAGCCACCAGGAAAACCAAGGAAGTGAGGGGCAAATGCCCTTGAGCCACAGGAAAGCACTCACTCAGGAGATAGACCAAGAATCTAACAGATTTGAGAAAAGTATTGATGTGAGCTCAAAAGATATTCCAGGACCTGTAGGTTCTCCAAGAGAAAGAGACCATAAATATGACATATCTTGGAAGAGAAGTAGATACAATTTCAATTTGATTAATCATTCAAGGAGTTatacaagaaagaaaacctttgaaTGTAATAGTTGTGAAAAAATCTTCAAATGGCCCATTCACCTTACAGAACACATGAGAATTCATTCTGGAGAAAAACCTTTCAGATgtaaagaatgtggaaaaacCTTTAGCCAAAGTTCATCCCTTATTGCACGTCAGAGAA CTTATGGTGAGAAGCCCTATGgatgtaaggaatgtgggaaaacCTTCAGACATCCGTCATCTCTTACTGAAC GAAGAATCCAtactggggagaagccctatgaatgTGGTGTGTGTGAGAAAGCATTCATCCAGAGCACTGGGCTGATCCAGCATCTGAGAactcatgtgagagagaaaccttccACATGCAAAGATTGTAGAAAAGTGTTTTTCCAGATTAGACACCTCAGGCAACATGAGATTATTCATACTGGTGTGAAACcctatatttttaatgtgtgcaGTAAAACCTTCAGCCATAGCACATACCGGACTCAACACCAGAGAACTCATACTGGGGAAAGACC taaatgtaaggaatgtgggaaagcctttagccAAAGAATAGATCTTTTCATTCATCAGAGAGTATGCAC AGAGTATGAATGCAGTCATTGTGGGAAAGCTTGTAGGCATGATGCATCCTTTGCCAAACATCAGAGGATTCATGCTGGAGAAAAGCCTTGTGAttgtaatgaatgtgggaaagtCTTCAGCTGTAGTTCATCACCTATCAGACATTGTAAAACACATTTAAGGAACCTTCAGCAATGA